From one Ignavibacteria bacterium genomic stretch:
- the recN gene encoding DNA repair protein RecN, with product MLQSLSVRNFALIDHIELEFSAGFTAFIGETGAGKSIIIDALLCALGERTSPDTVRVGQKKAVVEAVFRVGTFPVVEEFLRNNELDSQGESVITRREITATSSRCFINDTPVQAAVMRAFGNIVMEFHGQHDTQGLLSPQHHTSILDEFALHEALLESMYVAWEAAQSAKRSVAGLEQLKQDADRVRLSCTEIIEHIGAIAPVPGETEELEAVLNKLEHREHIVSLAAGAKEALDGDAGSAASSLHTAIEHLTRLSDFDTRIAEMMPELQSALTSCRETAGLLSDIVEGLELNPALIEQQRNRLAVLQRLVRRYGSVPEALALLQEAESKLEVLADVDQQLADANVLYREKLAEAARAAKKLSTSRQKAARKLSAILTTMVQQMGMTSATATVSLTESALGRSGSDTVEFLLAPTATEQPKPIRRTASGGELSRYMLALKSALAGSQAVGTIVFDEIDTGISGKVARHVGHLIRQLSATTQMICITHLPQIASLAHNLIRVSKHEGTVETTVTAESIHGSDAEVEVARLLSGTTVTETALQSARELIAATDQ from the coding sequence ATGCTTCAGAGTCTTTCCGTACGCAACTTTGCTCTTATTGACCATATCGAGTTGGAGTTTTCGGCCGGCTTTACGGCCTTTATCGGTGAAACAGGTGCGGGAAAAAGCATCATTATTGACGCACTGCTCTGCGCACTGGGTGAACGGACATCGCCCGATACTGTGCGAGTAGGACAGAAGAAAGCTGTTGTTGAAGCAGTGTTTCGGGTTGGCACATTTCCGGTTGTTGAAGAATTTCTGCGCAACAACGAACTCGATTCACAGGGAGAATCGGTTATTACACGCCGTGAAATTACCGCAACCTCATCACGGTGTTTTATCAATGATACTCCTGTGCAGGCCGCGGTCATGCGAGCATTTGGCAACATCGTGATGGAGTTTCATGGTCAGCACGATACCCAGGGTTTGCTCAGCCCTCAGCACCATACCAGCATCCTGGATGAGTTTGCACTGCACGAAGCATTGTTAGAGTCAATGTATGTGGCTTGGGAAGCAGCGCAATCCGCAAAGCGTAGTGTTGCCGGGCTGGAGCAGCTCAAGCAGGATGCCGACAGAGTTCGTTTGAGCTGTACCGAAATTATCGAGCACATTGGTGCTATAGCTCCCGTACCAGGAGAAACCGAAGAACTTGAAGCAGTTTTAAACAAACTCGAACACAGAGAACACATCGTCAGCCTTGCTGCCGGTGCAAAAGAAGCCCTTGACGGGGATGCCGGCTCGGCTGCATCATCGCTGCACACCGCTATCGAACATCTTACGCGGCTGAGTGACTTCGATACTCGCATTGCCGAAATGATGCCCGAATTGCAATCGGCTCTCACCAGCTGCAGGGAAACAGCTGGTTTACTTTCCGACATTGTGGAGGGTCTTGAACTTAACCCTGCTCTTATCGAACAGCAGCGAAACCGCTTGGCAGTACTGCAACGTCTGGTCCGGCGGTACGGCTCTGTACCGGAGGCACTTGCATTGCTGCAGGAAGCCGAATCAAAGCTTGAGGTGCTTGCAGACGTAGATCAGCAGCTTGCCGATGCAAATGTTCTCTATCGTGAGAAGTTGGCCGAAGCAGCCCGGGCTGCAAAAAAACTGAGTACATCGCGGCAGAAAGCAGCAAGGAAACTATCGGCCATCCTCACCACAATGGTACAACAAATGGGAATGACCTCTGCCACTGCTACCGTATCCCTCACGGAGTCGGCACTTGGCCGAAGTGGAAGCGACACAGTTGAATTCCTGCTGGCACCTACGGCTACAGAGCAGCCCAAACCCATACGCCGCACCGCATCAGGCGGTGAACTGTCGCGATACATGCTGGCGTTAAAATCGGCGCTCGCCGGCAGTCAGGCCGTTGGCACCATCGTGTTTGACGAGATTGATACCGGTATCAGCGGCAAGGTTGCACGCCACGTAGGTCACCTTATACGACAACTGTCCGCAACAACCCAAATGATCTGTATCACTCACCTGCCTCAGATCGCATCGCTTGCACATAACCTGATTCGGGTATCAAAACACGAAGGTACTGTGGAGACAACTGTAACTGCAGAATCAATTCACGGCAGCGACGCCGAGGTTGAAGTAGCCCGCTTACTGAGCGGTACCACTGTTACCGAAACAGCATTGCAGAGCGCACGCGAGTTGATTGCTGCAACCGATCAATAG
- a CDS encoding HD domain-containing protein — protein sequence MLRPEHQSYNQKGLSIHELAARLTERGRLLATNRVLDAYEMARSVHEHQTRNDGTAYFNHCARTALILMDELGLFDEDMLISAFLHDVLEDSDTITRGVLEYNFGGYVAYVVETLTKDLNRATLDPDKVDLEFVERLRTASDDCLTIKLAARLDNIRCLSFNLKRNPLVYLRNTLERYVPLSEQSSNLHVKKLADAIRQEANKFLG from the coding sequence ATGCTAAGGCCGGAACATCAATCATATAATCAAAAGGGGCTAAGCATTCACGAGCTCGCTGCCCGTTTAACTGAACGCGGCAGACTGCTTGCTACCAACAGGGTCCTGGACGCATACGAAATGGCGCGTAGCGTTCATGAACACCAAACCCGTAATGACGGGACGGCATACTTTAATCACTGTGCCCGTACGGCCCTGATTTTAATGGACGAGCTGGGATTGTTTGACGAAGACATGCTGATCTCGGCCTTCCTGCATGATGTTCTGGAAGATAGTGACACCATCACCCGTGGAGTCCTTGAATACAATTTCGGCGGATATGTTGCATACGTTGTTGAAACCCTGACTAAGGACCTTAATCGCGCGACTCTTGACCCCGACAAGGTTGACCTGGAATTTGTAGAAAGACTGCGTACGGCCAGCGATGACTGCCTGACCATCAAACTTGCCGCACGACTTGACAATATCCGATGCCTGAGCTTTAACCTGAAACGCAATCCGCTGGTGTACCTGCGAAACACGCTGGAACGCTACGTTCCACTGTCCGAACAGTCATCGAATTTACATGTAAAAAAACTTGCCGACGCGATCCGTCAGGAAGCAAACAAGTTTCTGGGGTAG